In the genome of Daucus carota subsp. sativus chromosome 9, DH1 v3.0, whole genome shotgun sequence, the window ATACCTACTAATTACACTTCAAAAACCATGCTTAGagcaatatatgaaaaaaaatcactataatatatatatagtaatcactataatatataatatatatatatagtaatcatTAATTAGAATATCTACTAATTACTAAACTATTATTTGTTAACCACTTTGATTCTGAACTTCTTTAACAGGATGTGGTTGAAAACCTCCGGGAAATGGCTCAAGATTTGATTGAAACAAAGCTCTTGTTTGACACAGAGCTGAAGTTGGCATTGGAAAAAGAGCCGGCTAATATAGGTCTTCTGGATATCCAACAGCTCATCAATGATTTATTTGGTCAACAGAAAACAAGTAACATCCCCAGAAACTCCTCGCCAGATACAGTCTTGGAAGATGATTTTAAATTGAGACGAGAAGAAGTCCAACAAATTGATCTTATTCATTTTGTCCAATCAGCAAAATCAACTGTCAAGACGACCACCTTATTTGGTGAGGATGACAAAAAGGATGAATACCCATCCTTTTCACTTGGGATAGATGAAGACATCAATGGAAATCAGGCAGAACAAGCTGCTATGATAGAAGAAGCTGTTCCGGTAGAAGAAAATGTGCCAATTCCAGCAACTGAAATTACTCCAAAACCAGCATTAAGAGAGAAGAGTACAAGAGCCTTGAAGATGGGTCGATACGGAAAATCTCCATTTCTTGAAAGAGTGATTGACATCTCTTCAAAAATAACAAATCAAGAATTTGGCATTTGGAGATTTATGATTCAAAACAAAAATCCAATGTAAGTTTCTTCTTTCTTATAACTCAagcttcaatttttattttttatagttaATTTTTCTCCTGATAATAACTCCAAAAAATTTGACAGTGAACAATTGTTCGTCTTCAATGATTATTATTGCATAAGGGAAGACATGCTAATAACAAAACTATACTATAGGCATTGAATTTTATATGGCTTGCATTGCGACAAATATTCCGAATGAGTGACAAATTCtgtcccaaaaaaaaaattgagtgacAACTGAAATCAGTATTGAGAATATGTGCTAGAAAGGGTCTAGCTGCCTTAATTTCTCAACAATTAAATgtcacaaaaagaaaagaaaaaggtaGGCATCAGCTTGTTTTGTTCAAGTATTTTCCCCACTAGTTATCTATCTGCAGCTTTTCTAAGCTACCTTCTAAAATGTCAAAAAATACGTGGGAAACCATGGATATATAACCAGCTACTGGAAATCTATATGGTTACATCCAGAATTACAATTATCATGTCAAGAAGCCCAGAAGTGCATTGAATTGGAAACTAAACAGTAAAGTGCAGGGTTTGTTATGTAAACATAATATAGGCATTGGATTCAAATCAAATACAATCTGACCAAAAAGCACTCTAAAtcattataattaatcaacaaAATTTGACTTACTTATTTGTATCGAACGTTGCATCAAATGAAACCGCATCCCCATACACCTCGAAATTCCTCCGACAAATTGCATCAGCCCAAAAAAGCTTCGTCAAATGCCCTGTCTCATCAAGCTCATATGCATAATAGAAAGAACTCGACCCCTCTTGCAACACTTTAAACTTTTCAATTAACATTTGTCCATCTCCTTCTCCAATGTAGCATTTCAAGTCCCGATTAAAGTTCCTAAAATCTCTCACTGTAGCTCCAACATTAGAATACCCACCAACCATTTCTTTCATCAAACCGTAAGCTTTACTACAGCCAATGTTAACTTTTGCAGCATCAAACACAAAATTCCTCGAACTTATAGTCATTTGACGACTAGATCGCAAAAATTGTCTTCCAGATTCATCAACCAAGGGGTGATTATGCACCTCATCAAACTTAAACACAAAATATTCTCTATCCTTATTAAGTTTTAATACTATCTTTGCTTTGCAACAACACCTAATAGAAGCAGTCCGCCTTCGCTTAACTTTACTCAAATTACTATCCAAAGTACTACGAAAATCATTACACCCTTCTTTACTGCATGTATAATGTTTAATACTAACTATACCAGATTCATCCCTCTTTTCAGTTCCCTTCCTCACATCAAAACCACCTAAACGACCATACTCCTTGTAAAATATGAAACCTTGGTCCAAACTCTGAAAGCATTGATTAATAGTTGGCTTCGAAACGTCGGGAACATTCAAAGGAATATACGTCTTTTGAGCAGCAGATGAAATAGAATGACTTGTACCAGATTCTTCATTGCAGTTTGAAGATAAAATAGAACCACCAACAGAAGTCACATCATCAACTCCACGATTAACAACAGATGAATCCCCATAACTTGAACCTATTACACATGATAAATAATCAGTAATGACAATAGATAATCACAACCAAAACTAATTAtttatcacataatcacatataattataatagttaTCACTAATCACAACAATAAACTCACTTTTAATCATGCTCTTAAGTTATATTAAGTATTAAGTATTAACAATAATCGTATCCTCCAAGTCTATACCCCTTGTGATACCACAGAGCTCctggttttatatattttactcaAGAGCAACCACTAGCAAGATTGACATATATTAACTCAGGAGCTACCACTCCTATTAGTCACAATAGGCCAGAATCACCTTAATTTTGCTCAAGTAACATTTGCCTCATAATAAATATAACTTATGGCGAAGCAATGTAGTAGTATCAGCTGATGATAGACCGGAAATTATGTTATGTTGCACAGACACACTAGAAAAGTTAAGCATATAGTAAAGTATCATTACAATTGCAAACATCCAATTCCAAATTAAGAGTATAGCCAGCATCAAGACTATCAGCAACCAAATTAAGAGTATATATGTCCTGCTGCATCAACATGAGTACCACGACTCCAGGAGGCAGTAGTAACATTTAAACTTGAATCATGAGAAGTGATGTAATAGAAgctcatttataatttatggaCGAGGAAACACAGAACTAGAGCAAAGATCATTGTATGCAAAGCAGGTCAGAGAACAGAAAAATGATTTAGTTCCAGAGCAAAATATCAAATTTCTCTCAATATATACCAACTCTACAAGAAACTAACATCAAGACTGAATCAAACAACAATAATCACAATAAACTAACATCGATAATCACAAACAGTTGCAATAATTACATTAACTACCTCACTACAAATCAAAGTAATCAACTAATATTTACCTTGATTGTGACTAATCTTCGCTAAGTCTGAAGTAATCATCGTCTAAACACGGTAAAACTTAAGAAAAAAACCTGAAAGCTGAACAAATCAACAaaggtaaaaaaaattgttaagcaATTAAACATCAGCTtccaaaataatgaaaattttacataGTTCGATAGAGAAGAAAAATCAAGTAAAACACAGCTCCAGAACAATTGCAACAATTCATGATATATACATCCTCGAAACTAAACAGAGAGATACAGCGATAAACAGAGAAAAATAAACGGAGATAAACAGAGAGAGATAAACAGAGAGAAGATGATTACAAGATATCACAAGCTTAATCTTTAAAAAGCTCGATCGAACCAGATGCGAATTATGCGCGAGAGATACAGCGAGAGATGCGAATTATGCGCGAATTATGCGCGAGAGATGAAGCTCAGCGGGAGAGATGAAGCTTAGCGCCATGAAAGAGAGAGAGCGTAGCATcagttagagagagaaagtcaTGAGAGAAAGACCGCGCTGCAACTGTAGGAAATTAATGTGTAAAAAAcctgtttttatatttaattcagcAACGGACAGGATTAATTGAaggataaaataaatgaatggctatgatttagtttgtagtttgtacaataaattagtttgtatttgagcaaaaacctatatatatatatatatatatatatatatatatatatatatatatatatataggagttaagttcaatggagaccatatttttttttttggagacctggagaccacatatgttctgcaagtaaaatattccataaaaacattgcaaaacgtctAATTTggcaaatcatgttctacgaaatcattatttcatttaaaatcttgaatatcatataagttttacatgtggaacattacaaaatgttttgttctatgaaatatgtttagtttgcagaacatttgttcaacttgcagaacatacattatctacttattaaacatagatgatcttcaacaattgtaatgaatacatgatatttgtagaacatattttacaaattaacatattttataatgttttgattgcagaacatacgtggtctccgAGGTTTCCGATGAAATAGCGGTCTCCATAGAAATTTCCTCTATAGATTGTCTTATGATTTGTTTCAACTGTTGACTATAACTGCTATTTTAAATAAGATCAGATGGTTAATGTAATGAAGAAGacattgttttatatattttatactttataattttgttagaaAATAGATAAGTCATTTAAtgaatatacattaaaaataaaactatacaATTATAATGCACCGCCATAAAATAAATgggttattatttaaaaatactcACACAAAAAGCGCTCGCAAAATCCTGGTATGAGTAGAATTCAATTGCACtctaaaaaaagatattttttagAGAGATATAATTCTTAATGTTTCGTGAACTAATGCAAtgtatcattttttttgtaatcTTTACATGGAAATGAAAGAATCCGGGGTgattaataaagaaaatattgCTAGGTGCATGTAATTGCATacaaaaaatttgtacataatgatgtagaAATTGATGCAGAATGTTTTAATTGGAATTGTTTATGTAAATACAGTAGgtccattccaattaaaacccaccacatgtcataatgtacaaatttttgtacataattaTACACACAAAAGCGACTGACGAAGTGATCTTGCATTTGTTATCATGACTAATTATATCATATACTCACTCCCAACgaattgtatattttattttctagcATCTTTTTTAAGACTCTTTTAAAgtatagatttttatttttataaaaaaaattctttttctaaattaaatttgatgtttaaatttttatttaaaaaaacatgatgaaactatattttatttgagCCTCCATGTACATCCCACTGGGATGGGGAGCAAATCTAATAGGTTATATAAATGACCCTCCATGTATGTGAAGGTCAAAAAATGCGATGTTATTATGTTCGTAAGTGATTTAGGTTGGATTATTAAAGATTTGATCGTAATACTATTTAGATGCTAGTATGTTCACAACTGATGCTATtagttcattttttttgtttcataatcagattgtaactagttgagaagccgcgcgttgcggcggcctataaaattatattaacgatctaatattaatatttgtagaatgcaataattttgtggttgtatataaaaaataaaaaatatattaatgattaaaaattatatttgtaggataaattaaattttatattataaaaatcttgaagtaatgccaatactaatatataaaattgcaaaattagactataattcatgttgaaaatatgaaaataaatttctacacgtaattaacaaaaaGCAcgaaaaatcttaattttatttgtgcttttttttttgaaaagtaatcatgttcttacattgtcaccttcctccaatttttttggattgattgtgcacaaaaacatctaacttaaatccgtgcgATAACGGTCTATGACTACCcttacttgcaacaacctttattttttaatactgtatgaacagtcttcacttaaaagttgtttgaacggaacaaacagataatgcataaacagataatgcatgaataatattttcttgtgtgcaaagtaaatcatataaaaattattaacaacaacaaacatgtccgatgaacaaaacaaattttataaaagaataaccaacaaacatacatcactaatagttaatttattgatatcatccatcaatatcatgtcaaaacTATATTCTTcacccgtgtttggatttgtcgactcccacatagcggcctataactacctttgcttacaacaacttttttttttaatactgtataaacagccttcaccagAAGAACGGCAAcgccgagttagaaatcgagcaatagAACTATTGCCAGAGAGAATTAGGGTTGTGATACTgagagagaaggttgtgttaagatgatccaaaaccctacaatctataggggtatttataggtgtaaagagacttgtgtgctactctttcccataattaaataatctgaaacaaaatcagattaaaactttcaagctgctatattccataaataatctgaaacaaaatcagattctgaaacttgcttctaatatatccgaaactaaaaaaggcaggagcgatgtgagaggcgccacctacacgcccctcgctcctcctttatatagaaacaaaatcaaattaaaactttcaagctaatatattccataaataatctgaaacaaaatctctgaaacaaaatcagattatatagaaacaaaattaaattaaaattttcatgctactatattccataaataatctgaaacaaaatcagattctgaaacttgcttctaatatatccgaaactaaaaaaggtagttctaatttttggtatttttcatccaaaaattccagaaaattagaaaaatagaacggaacgatgtgagaggcgccacctacacgcccctcgcttctcctttatataagtatattgattgacagTCCAAGGGTTTGCCTCGGTTGGtttcaataatttattaaatacttCGTTTTTcgtaaaaaaaatagattatcTAAATCATTAAGATTCACTaacattcattattttatattattaatattattaataaataatgagAAAAATAACCTATCAAAGTTGCTCTAGAACCGGGAAAAGAATCAGACAAGTCATCTAAAAATAATGGCAGTTAGATAtaacaattactccctccgttccaaattacatgtctcttttgattttcaataagtcaaattgatcaatctttgaccatatattaaaaattatttatttattgttttagaaaataaaaagttacattttaaaatagattaaatgtACTTTCCAATtatataatcttttttattttttttttcattatttaatatataaaaaattaaatcaaaatatagtcaatttgattggtcaaaagtcaaaaagaCATGTGTTATGAGACAGAGAGAGTACTACTTGTATATCATTACTactgtattttttttgtaagcTGTCAAGTAACTGTGCAAGTGGTCGTTGACCGGGAGACTTTTGATTTTGAGTGCTTGCAACGGCTGACTTGGAGACTCATTAGTCATTCACTCATTCCATTGGACGCGCTTCATACTTCATCCTTCCCGTGAACCGTAATACGGTTACCCTATGCGTTGACGGCTTGCATGTACTGTATGTGGAGaaatctataaattataattttatactattttttttttaaaaaaattctgaataaaaatttgcaaaaagaaataacaaaaaaatattatagaactatatgTACTTTAAAAGAGTCTTCAAACCGTGCTAAAAggtaatgtatacaattgaacgGGAAGGAGGGAATTTCAATCAGCGGAGCCGGTTTTGCTAATCTTATGTGACTTAtaatttaatcatgatttaatataataacgatttaaaatgtaaattattagaaaaatatcaTAAACTAATTTCTGGTTTAAGTTAGTTGATAACTTATTTCGATTTTAAACCGGAGTTGCAACTCATTACACAGACATCCAGGCAAACATGCTTATAAATATGTTTATACACATGCAGATGACATTTAAGTAGATCGATTCTGCAACTCTCTTTCAATTCTAGCTATGGAAATACAAAAACATATGAGTTTACTTCTACTTGTATATGCTACATGTTTAACATTTTGTTGCGGTAGCATAGTCGGAGGCCCCCTGAATGGAAGCTGCATTCACAGCGAGAAACAAGCTTTGCTGCTTCTTAGGAAAAGCCTTCTTGTTGTAAACGACTCTTGGTTACCGTGGGATGGAGATGATTGTTGTTCATGGGACGGTATTTATTGCAACAGCATAACAGGCCAGGTCATCGAACTTGATCTCGAAATGTGTTGTCACGAAGGTCATTAGAATATCAGATATCTTGtttctaaattataaaattttctttttcaattatttcatataagatttcattaaatattattgtatttataaaatcaagCATGATTAACCGGAAGTTGAAGACGTTTTTTGTTGGTTTTTTTGGCCTTGCaaagtaatttaatatttgtcCCAATGCAGTAGTACTCATTTTCTCAGTTTACTGAATGACCaaactattttaattaattatttccaGGTTCGATATCTCAATCCATCGGGAACTTGACTGCTCTTACTCGAGTATATCTATCTGGTAATTCCATTGAAGGCATTATACCAGAATCCATAGGagctttaaaatctcttacttaTCTTGATCTTTCTTCCAATAATCTCGGTGGTTTCTTTCCTCAATCTTTCAGAAATTTGACATCTCTCAATTGCCTTAATCTTGATTACAACATATTTACTGATTCAATTCCGGTTGAGATTGGCAATCTTACCAAACTTTCAGACCTCAGGTTGAGTAAGAATTGGTTTAGTGGTTGTCTACCAGAATCACTTTGCCAACTAAGGGATTTAATCGGACTGGTGGTTGATGATAATCAACTGGGAGGAAGCATTCCTAAATGCATCGGAAAACTATCAAATCTATATTTTTTGGATCTTGATTCCAATTCATGGGACGGTATTATATCTGAGCATCACTTTGTCAACCTCACCAAGCTTCATTCATTTCGAATTTCTTC includes:
- the LOC135149629 gene encoding protein FAR-RED IMPAIRED RESPONSE 1-like: MLLLPPGVVVLMLMQQDIYTLNLVADSLDAGYTLNLELDVCNCSSYGDSSVVNRGVDDVTSVGGSILSSNCNEESGTSHSISSAAQKTYIPLNVPDVSKPTINQCFQSLDQGFIFYKEYGRLGGFDVRKGTEKRDESGIVSIKHYTCSKEGCNDFRSTLDSNLSKVKRRRTASIRCCCKAKIVLKLNKDREYFVFKFDEVHNHPLVDESGRQFLRSSRQMTISSRNFVFDAAKVNIGCSKAYGLMKEMVGGYSNVGATVRDFRNFNRDLKCYIGEGDGQMLIEKFKVLQEGSSSFYYAYELDETGHLTKLFWADAICRRNFEVYGDAVSFDATFDTNK